A window of Actinomadura viridis genomic DNA:
AGCAGCGCGCCGACGAGCACGTACAGGACCACCAGCCGGAAGTGCGTCCTGGGGTTCACAGGCCCGGCCCCCGCCCCGACATCGCGCGGTAACGGGCGACGGGGACCGCGAGCCGGTCGCGGGAACGTTCGGAACGCTCGTGCCGGCCGGTCACCCTGAGCACCGACCACACCACGAACGGGCTGGCGATCACGTCGTAGAGGACCTGGAGGGGCACCATCCGCGACACCAGCGCCCAGCTGGACCGGGGGTCGCCGAGCAGCATCCCGGTCGCCGCGTACAGGACGGTGCCGGCCAGGGCCCCCGCCGCCACGGCGAGGAACGGCACCAGCGTCTGCCGGTCCAGCTCGTCGGCGGCCAGCCCGCACACGTAGCCGATCAGCAGGTAGACCAGGGCGTAGCGGCCGATGGTGTGGTCGGCGGGCGGGATGATGTCGGCGGCCAGCCCGGCGGCGAACCCGGCGACCATGCCGGTCAGCGACCCGTTCACCAGGGCCAGCGCCACCACGGCCAGCAGGACCAGGTCGGGCGTGATCTGCCCGGGCAGCGGCAGCCGGTTGGCCACCGAGACCTGCAGGATCAGCGCCACCACGAGCACGAGCGCCGCGGTCAGGTTACGGCCGGTCGGTGACGTCTCCGGTGCGTTCAGCACATCAACCCCCAGAGATCTGGCATTCGCGGCAGAGCGTGGAGCGGGCGCCGAGCGGCTCCGCGGACCGGGACGGGGTGCCGTCCCGGGCGGCCGACGGGGTACCGGGGCCGGGGCTGGGGCTGGAGGTCCGGCCGCGGCGGCCGGGCCGGCCGCTGGGCGAGTCGTCCGGGCCGGGCGACCTGGTGGCCGTGCCGGTCGGGCTGGGGGTGGGCGTGGGGGTCACCGGCTTGGGCGGCAGGACCGAGTCGCGCGGGTCGGCCTTGGGCGGCGCCACCACGACGGCGACCACGTCGAGGGTGGTGAAGCGGGTGAACGGGCGCACGTAGGCGGTCCGGGTCAGCCCGCCGACCGGGCGGTCGATCCGTTCGATCACGCCGACCGGCACGCCGGGGACGTAGGGCCGCTCCCCCTGCGAGCCCAGGGTGACCAGCCGCTGCCCGACCCGCATCGGGGCGTTGGCGTTGAGCATCTGGAACCGCAGCGGGGTGGTGCCGCCGCCGCCGAAGCCGCGGCGGCCCCGGCCCTGAACGATCCCGATCTCCCGGGAGTCCTCCAGCCGGCTGCCGACCGAGGAGGTCACGTCGGTGGCCAGCAGCACGGTCGCGGTGGCGGGACCGACCCGGGTGACCCGGCCGACCAGCCCGTCGGCGCTCATCACCGTCATGTCCGGGCGGACCCCGCTGCGGCTGCCGACGTCCAGCGTGACGGTGTCCTCGAAGCCCTGGCCCGCGGAGATGACCTGGGCCGCCACGATCTTGTAGCCGCCGATGCCGGCGGTGCCGAGCAGCCGGTCGAGCTGGCCGGCGCGGTCCTGGTCGAGGCCGCGGGAGCGCAGCTGCTCGCGCAGCCGCTGGTTCTCGCGTTCCAGCCGGTCGGCCCGGCGGCGCTCGCCGGGCGCGTCGGTGATCGCGTCGAAGGTGTTGCCGACCGGCCGTACGACCGCGGCCGACACCCGCTCGACCGGGCCGAAGATCGCGGCGCCCGCGCCGCGCAGCCCGCGCAGCGGGGAGTCCTCCCCGCCGCGGTAGTCGACCGTGATCATGGCGAGCGCGACGACGAGCAGCACGCCGAGGACCGCACGGGTCCGCCGGGTGTCCTTCACCCACCGACCTCCCGTTTCATCGTCTGTGGGTGGGGGGTCAGTGCCTGCGCTCGGGAACGAGCACCTGCCGCAGCGACTCGAAGTCCTCGACGCACTTGCCCGTGCCGAGCACGACCGAGTCGAGCGGGTTGTCCACGAGGTGGATCGGCATGCCGGTCTCCTCGCGCAGCCGCTCGTCGAGGTTCTTGAGCAGCGCGCCGCCGCCGGTGAGGGCGATGCCGCGGTCCATGATGTCGCCGGACAGCTCGGGCGGGCACTTGTCGAGGGTGGTCTTGACCGCGTCCACGATGGCGTTGACCGGCTCCTCGATCGCCCGCCGCACCTCCTCGGAGGAGATCACCACGGTCTTCGGCAGCCCGCTGACCAGGTCGCGGCCGCGGATCTCGGCGTGCGGCTCGTCGTCCCCGGCGGGGAACGCCGAGCCGATCGCCATCTTGATCTCCTCGGCGGTGCGCTCGCCGAGCATCAGCGAGTACTCCTTCTTGGAGAAGGAGATCACCGCCTGGTCGAGCTCGTCGCCGCCGACCCGTACCGACTGGCTGGTGACGATGCCGCCGAGGGAGATGATCGCGACCTCGGTGGTGCCGCCGCCGATGTCGACGACCATGTTGCCGGTGGGCTCGTAGACCGGGAGACCGGCGCCGATCGCGGCGGCCATGGGCTCCTCGATGATGTAGACGCGCCGGGCGCCGGCCTGGTAGCCGGCCTCCTTGACGGCGCGCTGCTCCACCCCGGTGATGCCGCTGGGCACCGCCACCACGACGCGCGGCTTGGCGAAGTGCCGCCGCTTGTGGACCTTCTGGATGAAGTAGCGCAGCATCCGTTCGGTCACGTCGAAGTCGGCGATCACCCCGTCCTTGAGAGGGCGCACGGCGACGATGTTGCCCGGGGTGCGGCCGATCATCCGCTTCGCCTCGATGCCGACCGCGACGATTCTTCCCGTATTACGGTTGATCGCCACGACCGAGGGCTCGTTGAGGACGATGCCGCGCCCGCGCACATAGACCAGCGTGTTGGCGGTGCCAAGATCGACCGCCATGTCACGGCCGAGGAACGACAGCTTGTTACCCATGAAGAAAGGGAGCCCTTCATGATTGACGGGCGTGCAGAGCGGCGCCCCCATCGTAACGCGACGAAGCCGGGCAGGGCAGGCACCCGAACACCGCGCGTTGCCTAAAGAACCGGTGTTGACCAGGTGGGTTTTCGGTGAAAGAGAACGCGGGCCGGAAGATCCGGCCCGCGTGTCCCCGGCTCTCTCACCGCCGAGCGCGACTAGCCCAGGTCGGGAAAGAACAGCTTGATCTCACGGTCGGCCGAGTAGGTCGAGTCGGAGCCGTGCACGATGTTCTCGCCGATCTCCAGGGCGTGGTCGCCGCGGATGGTCCCGGGGGCGGCGCTCACCGGGTCGGTGGCGCCGGCCAGCGCGCGGAACGCCTCGATCGCGCGCGGGCCCTCGACCACCATGGCCACCAGCGGGCCGCCGGTGATGAACTCGACCAACTCACCGAAGAAGGGCTTGCTGGCGTGCTCCTCGTAGTGGGCCTCGGCGGTCTCCCGCGGCAGCGTCCGCAGGTCCAGCGCCACGATCTTCAGGCCCTTGCGCTCGATCCGGGAGATGACGTCCCCGACGACGCCGCGGCGGACACCGTCGGGCTTGACCAGGACGAGAGTGCGCTCGGACACGGTGATTCTCCTTGAGGAAAAGATGGATGGTGGGCGCGCCCCATCGCGGGGGCCTGGCCGTGAGAGCCGTGCACCACTGCGCCGCGAAGCTTACCCGGCCGAGGCCGCGGAGACCGCCTCAGCGCCATCGGACGGCGCCGCCGCGCGCCGCGCGGGTCGCCGCGGCGGGCGCCGCGCCGGGCGCCACGCGGCCACCGCCAGCAGGACCGCGAGGGCGCAGGCCAGCACGAGCCACTGGCGGTAGCCGCCGGCGAGCACCGACAGGCGCTCGCCGGCGGTGTCCGGCCCCACCCGCTGCCACCGGCCGGCCTGCAGCGACAGCGCCATCAGCTGGCCGGCCAGCACGGCGGGGAAGCACACTCCCAGGCCGAACAGCGCCGCGCCGGCGCGCGCGTCCCGCAGCGACGCGGCGAGCGCCAGGCCGACACCGAGCCCCAAGGGGATCAGCACCGCCGCCAGCAGCGGCGGCCGGGGCGGGAACGGGACGAGCAGGGCCACCAGCGCCGCCGCGAGGACCAGCGCGTGCCCGGCCGGCACCGCCGCGCGGGCGCCCCGTCCCGGGAGGGCCGCGGCGAGCAGCGCGCCGGCCAGCGCCGCCGCCCCGCCCGCGCCGAACGGGAGCAGGGTGCCGCCCTCCGCCGCCGGCCCGGCCAGCGGCCCGGCCAGGGGGAACGTCAGCAGGCCGGCGGTGACCATGACGACCGCGCAGCTCAGCGGGCTGCCCACCGCCGCGTCCCGCGCCGCCGCCAGCGCCAGCCCCAGGGCCGCCGCCAGCGCGACGCAGCCGACCAGCAGCCGCGCGCCCGGGGACCAGTCGTGGGAACTCGCGACCGCCAGGAAGGCCAGGCCCGCGGCGGGCGCGGCGGGCAGCACGATCTGGCTCCGCTCGGCGTGCTTGGACGCGGGCAGCGGCTCGTTCCGCCCGGCCAGGCACAGCAGCGCCGCCACCAGCGCCGCGGCGGCCGGCCACAGGAAGGGCGCCGCGGCCCGGTCACCCGCCCGCGTGGCGGCGTGCAGCGCGAGGGGCGTCGCGACCAGCAGGCCCGCCACCAGGGAACCGGCCCAGACGGCGGCCAGGACCCGGTTGCGGCGCTGCCACACCAGCACCAGCGACGCCGGAAGCATGATCCCCGCACCGGCGCCCTGCAGGAGCCGCGCGGCCGCGACCTGCGGGACGGTCCCGGCGAACCGGACGCCGATCAGTCCCGCCGCCAGGCACGCCAGGCCCGCCGGCAGCACGGCGCGGGCCGGGAACCGCCGGGACAGGACCGCGGCCAGGGGCACGGTGACCAGCAGCGCGGGCAGGGCCAGGCCGGCGGCGAGCGCCGCTCCGGCGACCCGGGCGTCCACCGTGCCCGCCTCCGCGGCGGCCAGGACGTGCGGGCCCGTGCCGGGCAGGACCAGCGCCACCGCCGGCGGCACGGTCAGCGCCAGCAGCAGGGCCCCCGCCACGGAGATGAGGGATCGGCAGGACACGGCGCTCTCCTTCGGAGGTCGTCATCCACCGACACTTTGCCCAATAAAAGAAAAATGTCCGGAATAGTTCGGTGGACGAACGGCGATGCCGTCCCCGCGAATTTAGCGCGCGCTCACGCTCTGCGCCTTGCGTCCCATCCAGATGGCCGTTCCCCACATCAACCCGAAAAGGGCGCCGAGGAAGAACATGGTCGGCACCATGAATCCGGTCGCGATGATCAGAACCTGCAGAACGGTGCCCACCGGAACGGCCCACGGAAAGCGCAGCATCCCGGCCACGACCACGCAGAGAACGGCGAGCCCGCCGCACACCAGGCCCGCGAGGGCCCCGTCCACCTTCAGCACCGCGATCGCGACCGGCGTCGCCAGCCCGATCACGACCGCCTCGCACCCCAGCACCGTCGACAGCAGCCGCCGGGCCGGGTTGGGCGCACGCCTCCCCGCCACGCTCGCCTCCGGGCTCATCGCCTCGCCTCCGGTCGCCGGCTCGTGCTCATCGAGACTCCTCCACGCGCAGCAGGGTACGGGCATCGCCCACGGTGACGACGGACCCGGTGATCAGAACGCCGGCGCCGCGGTACTCGCCGGTCTCCTCGGCCAGGCCGAGCGCCCGGTCGATGGCGTCGTCCAGGCGCGCGGCGGCGTGCACGCGCTCCGGGCCGAAGACGCTCTCGGCCAGCTCGGCCAGCTCCTCGACCGGCATCGACCGGGACGAGGAGTTGCGGGTGACGACCAGCTCGGCCACCACCGGCTCGAGCTGGTCCAGGACGCCCGCGACGTCCTTGTCGGCGGCGACGGCCAGCACCCCCACCAGGCGGGTGAAGCCGAACGACTCGGTGACCGTGGCGACCGTCGCGGCCATCCCGGCAGGATTGTGCGCCGCGTCCAGCAGCACGGTCGGGCCGCTGCGCACCACCTCCAGCCGCCCGGGCGAGGACGACTTGGCGAACCCGCTGCGCACCAGGGCGGGATCCAGCTGGCCGGCGTCGCCGCCGGTGTAGGTCTCCCCCGGGGCGATCCGGGTGGCGGCCTCCAGGTCGATCTCTCCCCTGGTCGGCGCGCCGCTGGCGAACGACTCCACCGCGGCGAGCGCGGTCGCGGCGTTGCTCGCGTGGTGCTCGCCGAAGAGGGGCAGGAAGATCTCGTCGTAGACGCCGTGCAGCCCCTGGATCCGCAACTGCTGGCCGCCGAACGCCACGTCGCGGCTCAGGACCCCGTACTCGATGCCCTCACGGGCCACGGCGGCACCGGTCTCGGCGACCCGGCGCAGCAGCACCTCGGCCGCGGCCACCTGCTGCTGGGCCAGCACCGCGATCGCTCCCGGCTTGATGATCCCGGCCTTCTCGCCGGCGATCTCCTCGATCGTCTCGCCGAGGTAGCGGGTGTGGTCGAGGCCGATCGGCGTCACCACCGCGACGGCGCCGTCGGCGACGTTGGTGGCGTCCCAGGCGCCGCCCATCCCGGTCTCCACCACCGCCACGTCCACCGGCGCGTCGGCGAACGCCGCGAACGCCATGGCCGTGAGCACCTCGAAGAACGACAGCCGGGTCCCGTGCTTGTCGTCGATCAGGCCGAGGTAGGGCTGGACGTCCTCGTAGACCTCGACGAAGCGCTCCTCGCCGATCGGCTCGCCGTCGATGTCGATCCGCTCGCGCAGCGTGGTCAGATGGGGGCTGGTGAACACCCCGACGCGCAGCCCGCGCTCCCTCAGCAGCGCGGCGATGAGACGCACGGTGCTCGTCTTCCCGTTGGTCCCCGCCACGTGGATCACCGGGTACGCCCGCTGGGGGTCGCCCAGCACGTCCATGAGGTCACGGATGCGGTCGAGGGTCGGGTCGAACTCCCACTCGATGCCACGGGCGCCGATCGCGGCGACGACGTTCTCGTACTCGGTCAGACGGGGTTGCGACACACCCCCAGCGTACTCACGGCCCGGCCCTCCCCGGGCCGGGGGCACCGGCGGGCAGGGGCCCGGAACCCGCCCGGGGCCGGGCTGTGCCGGGCCGGTGCCGGGCCGGTGCCGGGCCGGCGCACGCGGCACCGAGCGGGTGATCGACTCCACTGGGCGTTCAGGACGAGCGTTTCTCCAGGTCGGCTCGCATGCGGTCGGTCAGCGGGGCGAGACCGGCGGGCTGCCCCGTGCCGGCGGGCTCGTTGGAGGCGACGAAGCCGAAGGAGTTCTCGGTGGCCCAGGCGCAGTAGAGGTGGGTCTGCGCCAGGACCGCGAACGTCCCGCAGGAGACCTTGCCCCCGCCCTTGCCCGGCGCGGTCTTGGTCACCGTCAGGGCCGTGCTGGGGCGGGCCTTCGCGAGGAAGGCGACGGGGTCGCCGATCGGCGCCGTGCCGCCGAGGAACAGGATGTCCTGCGCGCCGGTCGTGGGGTCGCGGTAGACGCCGCCGGCGGTGGCGGCCCGCTCGACGCCGCCGGCCCGCGCCGCCCCCAGCATGAACGGGTAGGCGGCGCTGGTGGCGGGCATGGCGGCGTCCTTGCGCAGCCCGCCCGCCGTACCGGCCGCGGCGACCGTCCGCACCGGGACGTCCTCCTTGCCCGAGACCGCGACCAGGACCGCCGCGAGGGCCGTCACGGCCACGCCCGCGCCGACGGCGAGGCCGGCCAGCAGCGCGGACCTGGGCCTGCGGGCCGAGGACGGCGCGGGTACCCGGGCCGGCGCGTGGGGCGGAGGCGGGGACCCGAGCGGGGGCGGCGCGTCACGTACCGCCGGGTCTTCGCGTCCGTCGGGCCGCCGGGCGGGCGGCGGGGCCTGGACGGCCGGCTGCGGCCCTGTCGACAGGATCCGGTCCACCAGCGTCTCCGGCGCCGCGGGCGGCGCCGGCGGAGGCTCGGGGGCGGGAGGCGGTACGAGGGGGACGTCCGCGACGGGCTCCGGAGCCTGGAGAGGCTCGACCGCGATGACCGGGGCCTCGGGTGCGGGCGGGGCCGCGACCAGGGCGTCAAGGGCCTGTGAGGGCTCCTGAGGAGGGGCTGCCGCGGGAGCGGTGGCCAAGGGCTCGGACACCTGCGGCGGCGCGGCGACGGCGACGGGCCCGGCGAACCCGCCTGCGGGCCCGGCGGGCGGCTCCGGCACCAGAGCGTCGACCGGAACGGGGTCGGCGAGGGTGGCCGGAGGGGGCGGAGGGTTGGTCACCGACTCGGGCGGTGTGGGGTCGGGCGTGGACGAGGCCCACCAGGGGGCCACCGGCAGCGGCGCCGGGGGGATGACCAACGGCTCGGACACGGCCGCGGGCGGTCCCGCGAGCGCGTCGGCCTCGTCCGCCCTCTGGGGGATGAGCTGCGGGATCTTCAGATCATCATGTGGCATATCGGACCGAGGGGGCGATTCAGTCATTGCGCTCCCGAACGCTTATTTCCCACGGAACTGTGATCGTAGCTTCGCGACGTGCCGCGCGCGGCGGGTTCAGGCGATCCCCCCGGCCCGGAAGCCGGCGGGTTCGGGCGATCCCCCCGGCCCGGAAGCCGGCGGGTTCGGGCGATCCCCCCGGCCCGGGAGCCGGGGGGATCGGCCTGCTAGGCGCTGGGAAGCGCCGCCAGCTGGGACTCCAGACGCTCGATGTCGGCCTCGGACTGGCTGAGGCGGTCACGGTTCTTGGCGACGACGGCCTCGGGCGCCTTGGCCATGAACGACTCGTTCGCCAGCTTCCGCCGGGCCTGGTCGGCGTCCTTGCGGGCGGCGGCCAGGTCCTTCTCCAGCCGCTTGCGCTCGGCCGCCACGTCGATGACCCCGGCCGTGTCGAGACGGACGGTCACGCCCTCCACCGGCAGCGACGCCGTGGCGGAGAACCCCTCGCCCGGCTCGGTCAGGCGCAGCAGCGTCCGGACGCCCTCCTCGTGGGCGGCCAGCGGCGACCCGGCGAAGTCGATCGCGGCGGCGACCCGCTGCCCCGGCTTCAGCCCCTGGTCGCTGCGGAACCGCCGCACCTCGGTGACCATCCGCTGCAGCGACTCCACCAGGGCCTCGGCCTCGGGGGCGTGCCGGGCCGGGTCGGCCACCGGCCAGCTCGCCGTGACCAGCGTCTCGCCGGCGGCGCCGCCCCGCAGCGACGTCCACAGCTCCTCGGTGACGAACGGGATCACCGGGTGCAGCAGCCGGAGCAGCGTGTCCAGCACCTCGCCCAGGACGCGCCGGGTCGTCCCGGCCCGCTCGTCGGCCAGCTGGACCTTGGCCAGCTCCACGTACCAGTCGCACACCTCGTCCCACGCGAAGTGGTAGAGGGTCTCGCACGCCTTGGCGAAGTCGAACCCCTCCAGCCGCGCGTCAACCTCGGCGGCGACCCGGTGCAGCCGGGACAGGATCCAGGCGTCGACGGTGGTGAGGTCGGCGGCGTCCGGCAGGTCGCCGCGCACGTGCGCGCCGTTCATCAGCGCGAAGCGGGTGGCGTTCCACAGCTTGTTGCAGAAGTTGCGCGATCCCTGCGCCCACTCCTCGGCCACCGGGACGTCGCCGCCGGGGTTGGCGCCGCGCAGCAGGGTGAACCGGGTGGCGTCGGCGCCGTAGCGGTCGATCCATTCCAGCGGGTCGACCACGTTGCCGAACGACTTGGACATCTTCTTGCCGAACTGGTCGCGGACCATGCCGTGCAGCGCGATGACCTTGAACGGCTCGACGCCGTCCATCGCGTACAGCCCGAACATCATCATCCGGGCGACCCAGAAGAACAGGATGTCGTACCCGGTGACCAGCACCGAGGTCGGGTAGAAGCGCCGCAGGTCGGCGGTCTCGTCGGGCCAGCCGAGCGTGGAGAACGGCCACAGCGCGGAGGAGAACCAGGTGTCGAGGACGTCGGTGTCCTGGGTCCAGCCGGCCGGCGGCTCCTCGTCCGGGCCCGGGCACACCACCTCGCCGTCCGGCCCGTACCAGACCGGGATGCGGTGCCCCCACCACAGCTGGCGGCTGATGCACCAGTCGTGCATGTTGTCGACCCACTCGAAGTAGCGGGCCGCCATCTCGGGCGGGTGGATCGCGACCCGGCCGTCGCGGACGGCGTCGCCGGCCGCCTCGGCCAGCGGCGCGACCTTGACGAACCACTGCAGCGAGACGCGCGGCTCGACCACGGTGGAGCAGCGCTGGCAGTGGCCGACCGCGTGCTCGTACGGGCGGACCTCCTTGACGATGCGGCCCTGCTCGCGCAGCGCGGCCACGACCGCGGGCCGCGCCTCGAAGCGGTCCAGACCCTCGAACGGGCCGTGCGCGGTGACGACGCCCCGCTCGTCCATGATCGTCATGATCGGCAGGCCGTGCCGGCGGCCGATCTCGAAGTCGTTGGGGTCGTGCGCCGGGGTGACCTTCACCGCGCCGGTCCCGAACGCGGGGTCCACGTGCGCGTCGGCCACCACCGGGATGCGGCGGCCGGTCAGCGGCAGCTCGATCTCGCGGCCGACCATGTGCGCGTACCGCTCGTCGTCGGGGTGCACGGCGACCGCGGTGTCGCCCAGCATCGTCTCGGCCCGGGTGGTGGCCACCACGATCGCGTCGTCGCCGGAGCCGTAGCGGATGGAGACCAGCTCCCCCTCGCGCTCGTCGTGCTCCACCTCGATGTCCGACAGCGCCGTCAGGCAGCGCGGGCACCAGTTGATGATCCGCTCGGCGCGGTAGATCAGTCCGTCGTCGAACAGCCGCTTGAAGATCGTGCGGACCGCGCGGGCGCGCCGGTCGTCCATGGTGAACGCCTCGCGCGTCCAGTCCACGCTGTCGCCGAGCCGGCGCATCTGGCCGAGGATGCGGCCACCGGACTCGCCCTTCCACTTCCAGACCCGGTCGACGAACGCCTCCCGGCCCAGGTCGTGCCGGGAACGGCCCTCCTTGGCCAGCTCGCGCTCCACCACGTTCTGGGTGGCGATGCCGGCGTGGTCCATGCCCGGCACCCACAGGGCCTCGTACCCCTGCATGCGGCGGCGCCGGATCAGCGTGTCCTGGATCGAGTGGTCCAGCGCGTGCCCCATGTGCAGCGAACCTGTCACGTTCGGGGGCGGGATCACGATGGAATAGGCGGGCGCATCCGGCCTCCGGCCGGGGTCGGCGGTGAAGTGGCCGGACTCTACCCAGCGTTCGTAGAGCCTG
This region includes:
- the mreD gene encoding rod shape-determining protein MreD — encoded protein: MLNAPETSPTGRNLTAALVLVVALILQVSVANRLPLPGQITPDLVLLAVVALALVNGSLTGMVAGFAAGLAADIIPPADHTIGRYALVYLLIGYVCGLAADELDRQTLVPFLAVAAGALAGTVLYAATGMLLGDPRSSWALVSRMVPLQVLYDVIASPFVVWSVLRVTGRHERSERSRDRLAVPVARYRAMSGRGPGL
- the mreC gene encoding rod shape-determining protein MreC — protein: MKDTRRTRAVLGVLLVVALAMITVDYRGGEDSPLRGLRGAGAAIFGPVERVSAAVVRPVGNTFDAITDAPGERRRADRLERENQRLREQLRSRGLDQDRAGQLDRLLGTAGIGGYKIVAAQVISAGQGFEDTVTLDVGSRSGVRPDMTVMSADGLVGRVTRVGPATATVLLATDVTSSVGSRLEDSREIGIVQGRGRRGFGGGGTTPLRFQMLNANAPMRVGQRLVTLGSQGERPYVPGVPVGVIERIDRPVGGLTRTAYVRPFTRFTTLDVVAVVVAPPKADPRDSVLPPKPVTPTPTPSPTGTATRSPGPDDSPSGRPGRRGRTSSPSPGPGTPSAARDGTPSRSAEPLGARSTLCRECQISGG
- a CDS encoding rod shape-determining protein; protein product: MGNKLSFLGRDMAVDLGTANTLVYVRGRGIVLNEPSVVAINRNTGRIVAVGIEAKRMIGRTPGNIVAVRPLKDGVIADFDVTERMLRYFIQKVHKRRHFAKPRVVVAVPSGITGVEQRAVKEAGYQAGARRVYIIEEPMAAAIGAGLPVYEPTGNMVVDIGGGTTEVAIISLGGIVTSQSVRVGGDELDQAVISFSKKEYSLMLGERTAEEIKMAIGSAFPAGDDEPHAEIRGRDLVSGLPKTVVISSEEVRRAIEEPVNAIVDAVKTTLDKCPPELSGDIMDRGIALTGGGALLKNLDERLREETGMPIHLVDNPLDSVVLGTGKCVEDFESLRQVLVPERRH
- the ndk gene encoding nucleoside-diphosphate kinase, producing MSERTLVLVKPDGVRRGVVGDVISRIERKGLKIVALDLRTLPRETAEAHYEEHASKPFFGELVEFITGGPLVAMVVEGPRAIEAFRALAGATDPVSAAPGTIRGDHALEIGENIVHGSDSTYSADREIKLFFPDLG
- a CDS encoding MFS transporter — translated: MSCRSLISVAGALLLALTVPPAVALVLPGTGPHVLAAAEAGTVDARVAGAALAAGLALPALLVTVPLAAVLSRRFPARAVLPAGLACLAAGLIGVRFAGTVPQVAAARLLQGAGAGIMLPASLVLVWQRRNRVLAAVWAGSLVAGLLVATPLALHAATRAGDRAAAPFLWPAAAALVAALLCLAGRNEPLPASKHAERSQIVLPAAPAAGLAFLAVASSHDWSPGARLLVGCVALAAALGLALAAARDAAVGSPLSCAVVMVTAGLLTFPLAGPLAGPAAEGGTLLPFGAGGAAALAGALLAAALPGRGARAAVPAGHALVLAAALVALLVPFPPRPPLLAAVLIPLGLGVGLALAASLRDARAGAALFGLGVCFPAVLAGQLMALSLQAGRWQRVGPDTAGERLSVLAGGYRQWLVLACALAVLLAVAAWRPARRPPRRPARRAAAPSDGAEAVSAASAG
- a CDS encoding DUF4233 domain-containing protein, which encodes MSPEASVAGRRAPNPARRLLSTVLGCEAVVIGLATPVAIAVLKVDGALAGLVCGGLAVLCVVVAGMLRFPWAVPVGTVLQVLIIATGFMVPTMFFLGALFGLMWGTAIWMGRKAQSVSAR
- a CDS encoding bifunctional folylpolyglutamate synthase/dihydrofolate synthase, whose translation is MSQPRLTEYENVVAAIGARGIEWEFDPTLDRIRDLMDVLGDPQRAYPVIHVAGTNGKTSTVRLIAALLRERGLRVGVFTSPHLTTLRERIDIDGEPIGEERFVEVYEDVQPYLGLIDDKHGTRLSFFEVLTAMAFAAFADAPVDVAVVETGMGGAWDATNVADGAVAVVTPIGLDHTRYLGETIEEIAGEKAGIIKPGAIAVLAQQQVAAAEVLLRRVAETGAAVAREGIEYGVLSRDVAFGGQQLRIQGLHGVYDEIFLPLFGEHHASNAATALAAVESFASGAPTRGEIDLEAATRIAPGETYTGGDAGQLDPALVRSGFAKSSSPGRLEVVRSGPTVLLDAAHNPAGMAATVATVTESFGFTRLVGVLAVAADKDVAGVLDQLEPVVAELVVTRNSSSRSMPVEELAELAESVFGPERVHAAARLDDAIDRALGLAEETGEYRGAGVLITGSVVTVGDARTLLRVEESR
- a CDS encoding valine--tRNA ligase, with product MTTPSHERGPGAADVDLPTQYQPANVEGRLYERWVESGHFTADPGRRPDAPAYSIVIPPPNVTGSLHMGHALDHSIQDTLIRRRRMQGYEALWVPGMDHAGIATQNVVERELAKEGRSRHDLGREAFVDRVWKWKGESGGRILGQMRRLGDSVDWTREAFTMDDRRARAVRTIFKRLFDDGLIYRAERIINWCPRCLTALSDIEVEHDEREGELVSIRYGSGDDAIVVATTRAETMLGDTAVAVHPDDERYAHMVGREIELPLTGRRIPVVADAHVDPAFGTGAVKVTPAHDPNDFEIGRRHGLPIMTIMDERGVVTAHGPFEGLDRFEARPAVVAALREQGRIVKEVRPYEHAVGHCQRCSTVVEPRVSLQWFVKVAPLAEAAGDAVRDGRVAIHPPEMAARYFEWVDNMHDWCISRQLWWGHRIPVWYGPDGEVVCPGPDEEPPAGWTQDTDVLDTWFSSALWPFSTLGWPDETADLRRFYPTSVLVTGYDILFFWVARMMMFGLYAMDGVEPFKVIALHGMVRDQFGKKMSKSFGNVVDPLEWIDRYGADATRFTLLRGANPGGDVPVAEEWAQGSRNFCNKLWNATRFALMNGAHVRGDLPDAADLTTVDAWILSRLHRVAAEVDARLEGFDFAKACETLYHFAWDEVCDWYVELAKVQLADERAGTTRRVLGEVLDTLLRLLHPVIPFVTEELWTSLRGGAAGETLVTASWPVADPARHAPEAEALVESLQRMVTEVRRFRSDQGLKPGQRVAAAIDFAGSPLAAHEEGVRTLLRLTEPGEGFSATASLPVEGVTVRLDTAGVIDVAAERKRLEKDLAAARKDADQARRKLANESFMAKAPEAVVAKNRDRLSQSEADIERLESQLAALPSA